The following coding sequences are from one Paenibacillus sp. FSL R5-0912 window:
- a CDS encoding sugar ABC transporter permease produces MQRYKARAAVLSAIFMGLGQIYNRQFIKGLIFIAVEAGALFYFITNLGRAFWGITTLGESPSRLEKVKGIAKMVPGDHSIVILIESLITLLFLVLFLIVWYMNIRDALKIGAERETGRPSNTFKQSVRYILDYKFAQSFLLLPGIGILFFTIMPIIFMIMLAFTNYAAPDHIPPARLVDWVGFETFRNLLVLKSWSQTFYGVLTWTIIWAVLSTVTTYFGGMLVALLINQKGIRFKGLWRMILIIPYAVPQMISLLLMRNLFNGQFGPINQYLGYFGLGGLPWLTDPFWAKVTVIIVNMWVGIPVSMLLIMGVLTTIPRDMYEAAEVDGATNYQKFRIVTLPMILFSTAPTLIMQFAGNINNFNAIYLLTGGSPVKGDYQYAGSTDLLVTWLYKLTLDQNKNNMASAIGIILFIIVAGFSLYNYRRTKSFQEEDMIQ; encoded by the coding sequence ATGCAGCGATACAAAGCTAGAGCCGCAGTACTGTCGGCCATTTTTATGGGATTGGGACAAATATATAACCGCCAATTCATCAAAGGGCTTATTTTCATAGCTGTAGAAGCAGGCGCACTATTCTATTTCATTACCAATTTGGGCAGGGCCTTCTGGGGCATCACCACACTCGGGGAATCTCCAAGCCGCCTTGAAAAGGTAAAGGGCATTGCCAAAATGGTTCCCGGTGATCATTCCATCGTCATTCTGATTGAAAGTCTGATTACCCTGCTGTTCTTGGTTTTATTCCTGATTGTCTGGTACATGAATATTAGGGATGCCCTTAAAATCGGAGCAGAACGCGAAACCGGTCGTCCCTCGAATACTTTCAAGCAATCCGTACGCTATATTCTGGATTACAAATTTGCCCAGAGCTTTTTGCTGCTTCCGGGTATCGGTATTTTGTTCTTCACCATCATGCCGATTATTTTTATGATCATGCTGGCCTTCACTAACTACGCCGCACCCGATCACATCCCGCCGGCCAGGCTGGTGGACTGGGTAGGCTTTGAAACCTTCCGTAACCTGCTGGTGCTGAAATCCTGGAGCCAGACCTTTTATGGAGTACTTACCTGGACAATTATCTGGGCGGTTCTATCGACTGTAACTACTTACTTCGGCGGGATGCTCGTTGCCCTGCTGATCAACCAAAAGGGGATCCGCTTCAAGGGACTATGGAGAATGATTCTGATCATCCCCTATGCCGTGCCGCAGATGATCTCCCTCCTGCTGATGCGCAACCTGTTCAACGGACAGTTTGGCCCGATCAACCAGTATCTCGGCTACTTCGGACTTGGCGGACTGCCATGGCTGACTGATCCGTTCTGGGCGAAGGTCACGGTTATCATCGTCAACATGTGGGTCGGTATTCCGGTATCTATGCTGCTCATCATGGGCGTGCTGACCACAATCCCGCGGGATATGTATGAAGCAGCCGAAGTGGACGGGGCTACGAATTATCAGAAGTTCCGGATTGTCACCCTGCCGATGATTCTGTTCTCTACCGCGCCAACGCTGATTATGCAATTTGCCGGAAATATCAACAATTTCAACGCGATCTACCTGCTGACCGGAGGCAGTCCGGTGAAAGGTGACTATCAGTATGCCGGGTCAACGGACCTGCTGGTAACGTGGCTGTATAAGCTGACGCTGGATCAGAATAAGAATAATATGGCTTCTGCAATAGGCATTATACTCTTCATCATTGTTGCCGGGTTCTCCCTGTATAATTACCGCCGGACCAAATCATTCCAAGAGGAGGATATGATTCAATGA
- a CDS encoding sugar ABC transporter permease: MIIGRKLTGFIRLGLSYIILVILAIAAIYPALWILLASFRPGKSLYSKTLIPEHFTLAHYKELFTSPVYMFGTWYANTLKIAVFSMLIGVVLTLLTSYALSRFRFKSRKTTMSTLLILGMFPGFMSMIAIYLLLKEFNLLDTHLALIIVYAAGAPLGGTLIAKGFLDTIPRSLDEAARIDGASNFGIFTRIILPLSRPMITYMALTQFVGPWVDFIFAKLILRTKENWTVAVGMWDMVNTMQNSNFTLFAAGAVLISVPIMILFGFLQRLLVDGLTAGASKG; the protein is encoded by the coding sequence ATGATCATCGGACGCAAGCTTACGGGCTTTATTCGTTTGGGCCTCAGCTACATCATTCTGGTTATCCTGGCGATTGCAGCGATCTATCCGGCACTCTGGATTCTTCTGGCATCCTTCCGTCCGGGCAAATCCCTGTACAGCAAAACGCTGATTCCCGAACATTTTACACTGGCTCATTACAAAGAGTTGTTCACTTCACCGGTCTATATGTTCGGAACCTGGTACGCGAATACGCTCAAGATTGCCGTGTTCTCCATGCTGATCGGCGTGGTGCTGACGCTTTTGACCAGTTACGCCTTATCCCGGTTCCGGTTCAAAAGCCGCAAGACGACCATGTCAACCCTGCTGATCCTCGGGATGTTCCCGGGCTTCATGAGTATGATTGCGATCTATCTGCTGCTGAAGGAGTTCAATCTGCTGGATACCCATCTGGCATTGATTATCGTGTACGCTGCCGGAGCACCGCTCGGAGGGACATTGATTGCCAAAGGCTTCCTGGATACGATTCCGCGTTCGCTGGATGAAGCCGCGCGGATTGACGGGGCGAGCAACTTCGGGATATTCACACGGATTATCCTGCCGCTGTCCCGGCCGATGATCACTTATATGGCACTGACCCAGTTTGTCGGCCCATGGGTGGACTTCATCTTCGCCAAGCTGATTCTGCGGACCAAGGAGAACTGGACCGTCGCGGTCGGAATGTGGGATATGGTCAATACGATGCAGAATTCCAACTTCACGCTGTTCGCAGCGGGTGCAGTATTGATCTCTGTACCGATTATGATTCTGTTCGGCTTCCTGCAGCGCCTGCTTGTTGATGGACTGACCGCAGGGGCTAGTAAGGGGTAA
- a CDS encoding methyl-accepting chemotaxis protein: protein MKRQRKLNFRSVGVKLFVILFCTIVLLSSVLGLTSYYAAKSIITNEVAAASSQSIVQAADKLDFLFAEYEALSRQFAVDSALKSDMETIHNPGAGTVAKVAAEDRIRRKLDSVRGSDERLLGVRLVARSMVDAESYKSTGISGVRSDEGVLARMKEIDNGKGNPVWFPVRAKGFFDAYSESSMTMGRLLRNIQNPAAEYYMLIEVKGKALSDVLSNLHIGLDGEIRILDRAGNIVYGADNGLLGQPSYIQPAEVKAEGMEQSFTAADEQGSSQLVVYQPLVTADWTLLGYAPVSDFTNSADRLLYITLLVVLAAAVIALVIGYILVRLIGRPLGKLARLMEEGEQGNLQVRTNFKGQDEIGRLGHSFNRMMEQISRLAGQSSSSAAAVLATSEQLVLASGATRTHAREVAAATGEIAGGAASLAAEAESSNRKVELMGDKTDEVAGTNAVMADSAGKVMAVSGQGAELMKKLVDQSESALKMMNLIQENSAMLRDSTVLIRSILSPMIAMNKQTNILALNASIEAVRAGAAGRGFIVIADEIRGLANQSSQSIASVSRITEEISGHIENTVKVVSEAAPLFSGQITSVRESSLIFESVRAEMEVFSGYLSQSSAAVKELTGYRQQLGQSMASVISVVQQTSASTEEVASMSSQQFIVSEELVALSGKLEVLAEKLKQSMVSFQG from the coding sequence ATGAAACGGCAGCGGAAATTAAACTTCAGATCGGTTGGCGTCAAATTATTCGTGATTCTGTTCTGTACAATTGTGCTATTGTCCTCTGTGCTGGGCTTAACCTCCTATTATGCTGCTAAAAGTATCATTACCAACGAGGTAGCAGCGGCATCCTCGCAGTCTATTGTGCAGGCGGCGGACAAGCTGGACTTCCTGTTTGCTGAATATGAAGCGCTTTCAAGACAATTCGCCGTAGACTCTGCACTAAAATCAGATATGGAAACTATCCATAATCCCGGTGCCGGAACAGTAGCCAAGGTGGCAGCTGAAGACCGGATCCGCCGTAAGCTGGATTCCGTCCGGGGCTCCGATGAGCGGCTGCTGGGCGTCCGGCTGGTCGCAAGAAGCATGGTGGATGCTGAGTCCTACAAATCAACAGGCATCAGCGGCGTGCGCAGTGATGAAGGCGTTCTTGCCCGCATGAAGGAGATCGATAACGGCAAAGGCAATCCGGTCTGGTTCCCCGTACGGGCCAAAGGCTTCTTCGATGCGTACAGTGAGTCCTCGATGACAATGGGCCGTCTGCTGAGGAATATCCAGAACCCGGCAGCGGAGTATTATATGCTGATTGAGGTGAAGGGTAAAGCTCTGAGCGATGTGTTATCCAATCTGCATATCGGACTTGACGGGGAGATCCGCATTCTTGACAGGGCCGGAAATATTGTGTACGGGGCGGATAACGGGCTGCTCGGACAGCCCTCTTACATACAACCTGCGGAGGTAAAAGCTGAAGGAATGGAGCAATCCTTCACTGCGGCTGATGAGCAGGGCAGCTCACAGCTTGTGGTCTATCAGCCGCTGGTGACAGCTGACTGGACACTGCTGGGTTATGCACCGGTAAGTGATTTCACTAATTCGGCAGACCGGCTGCTCTATATTACCTTGCTGGTTGTGCTGGCTGCGGCTGTGATCGCGCTGGTGATTGGTTATATTCTGGTGCGGCTAATTGGCCGGCCGCTGGGCAAGCTGGCCCGGCTGATGGAGGAAGGCGAACAGGGGAATCTGCAGGTGCGGACGAACTTCAAGGGCCAGGATGAGATCGGGCGGCTGGGACACAGCTTCAACCGGATGATGGAGCAGATCTCAAGGCTGGCCGGCCAGAGCAGCAGTTCGGCGGCAGCGGTACTGGCCACGTCCGAGCAATTGGTGCTTGCTTCGGGTGCGACCCGCACTCATGCCAGGGAAGTGGCTGCCGCAACCGGGGAGATCGCCGGTGGGGCAGCCAGCCTGGCAGCAGAAGCGGAGAGCAGCAACCGCAAGGTGGAGCTGATGGGAGACAAGACGGACGAAGTGGCGGGGACGAATGCAGTCATGGCCGATTCCGCAGGAAAGGTCATGGCGGTAAGCGGCCAGGGAGCGGAGCTGATGAAGAAGCTGGTGGATCAAAGCGAATCTGCCCTGAAGATGATGAATCTGATTCAGGAGAACTCGGCTATGCTGCGTGACAGCACGGTGCTGATCCGCAGCATTCTCTCCCCGATGATCGCCATGAACAAGCAGACGAATATTCTGGCGCTTAATGCTTCGATTGAAGCTGTACGTGCGGGGGCTGCGGGGAGGGGCTTTATTGTCATTGCCGATGAGATCAGGGGACTCGCTAACCAATCCAGCCAGTCGATTGCGTCTGTCTCCAGAATTACGGAGGAGATCAGCGGCCATATCGAGAACACGGTTAAGGTAGTGAGTGAAGCAGCACCGCTGTTCAGCGGGCAGATAACCTCAGTCCGGGAATCCTCGCTTATCTTTGAAAGTGTGCGGGCGGAGATGGAAGTGTTCAGCGGTTATCTAAGCCAGTCTTCGGCGGCGGTTAAGGAGCTGACCGGTTATCGGCAGCAGTTGGGGCAATCCATGGCGAGTGTAATCTCGGTCGTTCAGCAGACCAGTGCCTCAACAGAAGAGGTGGCTTCGATGTCTTCACAGCAATTCATAGTGAGCGAGGAACTGGTGGCTCTGTCAGGTAAGCTGGAGGTGCTAGCGGAGAAACTGAAGCAGTCGATGGTTTCTTTTCAGGGATGA
- a CDS encoding Type 1 glutamine amidotransferase-like domain-containing protein, with amino-acid sequence MDKHLFLNGGGPPFTPDLARKFKDKAGEGAGPVVVLFVERGESWEDYVPVYTRPLADAGLTEFRYLPLPATPTDVVVQSIETCSGIIIGGGDTDLYADYIVDTAIGGAIKRRYESGVPVAGFSAGALISPELCIISAKDNESRLFDHRKGLKLIPELLLSVHFTQWDDEEHLRTALRTFGDLPNYGIDEETGIYLLNGTLEMVEGGGVYSVVNDVLTKIY; translated from the coding sequence ATGGATAAGCACTTATTTCTGAATGGCGGGGGCCCGCCGTTTACGCCGGATCTGGCAAGGAAGTTTAAAGATAAAGCGGGTGAAGGGGCAGGTCCTGTTGTTGTATTATTCGTGGAGCGTGGGGAGAGCTGGGAAGATTACGTGCCGGTCTATACGCGTCCGCTGGCTGATGCAGGGTTAACAGAGTTCCGTTATCTCCCGCTGCCTGCTACACCTACCGATGTTGTTGTTCAGAGCATAGAGACCTGCTCGGGTATTATCATCGGAGGCGGGGATACGGACCTGTATGCCGATTATATTGTAGATACCGCGATAGGCGGCGCTATTAAACGGAGGTATGAGTCTGGCGTTCCGGTTGCGGGGTTCTCGGCGGGAGCTTTAATCAGCCCGGAGCTGTGTATTATTTCGGCCAAGGACAACGAAAGCAGGTTGTTTGATCACCGCAAGGGCTTGAAGCTGATCCCTGAGCTGCTGCTGTCCGTACATTTTACCCAGTGGGATGATGAAGAGCATTTAAGAACCGCCCTCCGTACGTTCGGCGATCTTCCGAATTACGGGATCGATGAAGAGACAGGGATCTACCTGTTGAACGGGACGCTGGAAATGGTGGAGGGCGGCGGAGTGTATAGCGTGGTGAATGATGTTTTGACTAAAATTTATTAA
- a CDS encoding AraC family transcriptional regulator, whose product MNGSLFQQALLDGDYSPRFLAYYYKQWSNYTMAYHHHNSTEIMYLISGSCVVEVRDESGGHTPFRLKRGEMILLDAGVPHRLIVEDGASCRMLNVEFSFTEYGGVAPSVGRLAREEEALAELLQSPFDSLVLSDQEEVFHVLKALVLELDQDQQGKRGNSMAHLLFSELLLRLSRLRRESLPVSQQPSQLYVRRAVEFLHQNYDRSIQVKEVALTVNVHPGYLQRIFRTHTGQTLTDYLNRLRMEKARMLLGQSEIPVAEIADYVGISSRQYFHLLFKKYTGCTPIEYRNSLDRHSWSEE is encoded by the coding sequence TTGAACGGAAGTCTTTTTCAGCAGGCCTTGCTTGACGGGGATTACAGCCCGCGATTCCTGGCCTACTACTACAAGCAGTGGAGCAACTACACGATGGCCTACCATCACCATAACTCCACAGAAATCATGTATCTCATCTCAGGCAGCTGTGTGGTCGAGGTGCGGGATGAATCGGGCGGACATACTCCCTTCCGGCTGAAGCGGGGAGAAATGATTCTGCTGGATGCAGGCGTTCCGCACAGGCTGATCGTCGAAGACGGGGCCTCCTGCCGGATGCTGAATGTGGAATTCTCGTTCACAGAGTACGGCGGTGTAGCTCCCTCGGTAGGCAGGCTGGCCCGGGAGGAGGAGGCGCTGGCGGAATTGCTGCAGAGTCCCTTCGATAGTCTGGTGCTGTCAGACCAGGAAGAGGTGTTTCATGTACTAAAGGCATTGGTGCTGGAGCTGGATCAGGATCAGCAGGGGAAACGCGGTAACAGCATGGCGCATCTGCTCTTCTCGGAATTGCTGCTGCGTCTGTCCAGACTGCGGCGGGAATCGCTGCCGGTCAGCCAGCAGCCTTCACAGCTCTATGTACGGCGCGCGGTAGAGTTCCTGCACCAGAACTATGACCGGAGTATTCAAGTCAAGGAAGTCGCGCTCACTGTGAATGTCCACCCGGGCTATCTGCAGCGGATCTTCAGGACACATACCGGCCAGACCCTAACCGATTATCTGAACAGGCTACGTATGGAGAAGGCACGGATGCTGCTTGGTCAGAGTGAGATTCCGGTCGCGGAGATCGCCGATTATGTGGGCATCAGCAGCAGGCAGTATTTTCATCTCCTGTTCAAAAAGTATACCGGATGTACTCCAATCGAATACCGCAACTCGCTGGACCGCCATTCCTGGAGTGAGGAATAG
- a CDS encoding alpha-glucosidase/alpha-galactosidase, which produces MSFKVTFIGAGSIGFTRGLLRDLLTVPEFRNIEVSFMDINSHNLQMVTELCQRDIKENGLDIVIAPTTDRREALKDAKYVFCTIRMGGLEAFATDVDIPLKYGVDQCVGDTLCAGGIMYGQRGIAEMLEICRDIRETAAPDVLLLNYSNPMAMLTWACNKYGGVRTIGLCHGVQHGHHQIAEVYGLEKSQVDIICAGINHQTWYISAKHEGEDLTAGLLEAFEQHPEYSRTEKVRIDMLRRFGYYSTESNGHLSEYVPWYRKRASEIMDWIDLGVWINGETGGYLRVCTEGRNWFETDFPNWMKDPALEYTRDNRGEEHGSYIIEGLETGRVYRGHFNTVNNGVISNLPDDAIIEAPGYVDRNGISMPLVGDLPLGLAAVCNVSISVQRLAVEAAVHGDDKLLRQAFMMDPLVGAVCNPKEIWQMVDEMLVAGEQWLPQYSAAIAEAKERLASGNLIPVNAGNEGAARLKVKTVDEMMQDREAANKNAGESDKGKDREKVH; this is translated from the coding sequence ATGTCTTTTAAAGTAACCTTTATCGGGGCGGGCAGTATCGGATTTACTCGCGGGCTGTTGCGCGACCTGCTGACAGTACCGGAATTCCGTAATATAGAAGTCTCATTCATGGATATAAACAGCCATAATCTGCAGATGGTCACCGAGCTGTGCCAGCGGGATATTAAGGAGAACGGCCTGGATATTGTGATCGCTCCCACCACGGACCGGAGAGAAGCGTTGAAGGATGCCAAGTACGTATTTTGCACTATCCGCATGGGTGGCCTTGAGGCGTTCGCCACCGATGTGGACATTCCGCTGAAATACGGCGTGGACCAATGCGTAGGTGATACGCTGTGTGCGGGAGGGATCATGTACGGACAGCGCGGCATTGCCGAGATGCTGGAGATCTGCCGGGATATCCGGGAGACGGCTGCGCCGGATGTGCTGCTCCTGAATTACTCGAATCCGATGGCCATGCTTACCTGGGCCTGCAATAAATATGGCGGTGTACGGACCATCGGACTCTGCCATGGTGTACAGCACGGACATCATCAGATCGCTGAAGTCTACGGGCTGGAGAAGTCGCAGGTCGATATTATCTGCGCCGGAATCAATCACCAGACGTGGTACATCTCCGCGAAGCATGAGGGAGAGGATCTGACGGCTGGTCTGCTGGAGGCCTTCGAGCAGCATCCGGAGTATAGCCGTACAGAGAAGGTGCGGATTGATATGCTCCGCCGCTTCGGCTATTACAGCACAGAGTCGAATGGCCACCTGAGCGAATATGTTCCCTGGTACCGCAAGCGTGCCAGCGAGATCATGGACTGGATTGATCTAGGCGTGTGGATCAACGGGGAGACAGGAGGATACCTGCGAGTCTGTACGGAGGGACGCAATTGGTTCGAGACGGACTTCCCGAACTGGATGAAGGACCCGGCTCTGGAGTATACCCGAGACAACCGTGGCGAGGAGCATGGCTCTTATATTATCGAAGGTCTTGAGACAGGAAGAGTGTACAGAGGCCACTTCAATACTGTGAATAACGGGGTAATCTCCAATTTACCGGATGATGCCATTATTGAAGCTCCAGGGTATGTAGACCGCAACGGTATCTCGATGCCGCTGGTTGGCGACCTGCCGCTGGGCTTGGCGGCTGTCTGCAACGTCAGCATCTCCGTGCAGCGTCTGGCTGTGGAAGCGGCTGTGCATGGCGATGATAAGTTGCTGCGCCAGGCCTTCATGATGGACCCGCTGGTTGGTGCAGTGTGCAATCCGAAGGAAATCTGGCAGATGGTCGATGAGATGCTGGTTGCCGGAGAACAATGGCTGCCGCAATACAGTGCAGCCATCGCTGAAGCGAAGGAACGCCTCGCTTCCGGTAATCTGATCCCGGTGAATGCCGGTAACGAAGGCGCTGCCCGGCTGAAGGTGAAGACGGTGGATGAGATGATGCAGGACCGTGAGGCTGCGAACAAAAACGCCGGGGAGTCCGATAAGGGCAAGGATAGAGAGAAAGTGCACTAA
- a CDS encoding DUF2812 domain-containing protein — MSHVVRKYFSDFEKEEQWLNDMSAKGLALVEYSWARYVFEESAPGEYIYRLELLEEDPKKAKSAEYLQFMEETGAERVPAGKKPSGKTVYVNPRWVIFRRKAAEGAFTIYSDTDSKIKHYQRIYRLWISLAVMELIIGAFNIFLVFVNNPTALNRINLIMGLLLIVLALFFISISMPIRRKITKLQNDKLVRE; from the coding sequence ATGAGTCATGTGGTACGCAAGTATTTCTCGGATTTTGAGAAGGAAGAGCAGTGGCTGAATGACATGTCCGCCAAAGGTCTTGCGCTTGTTGAATACTCCTGGGCCCGTTATGTATTTGAAGAGAGCGCCCCGGGGGAATACATCTACCGGCTGGAGCTGCTGGAGGAGGATCCGAAGAAAGCCAAGTCTGCCGAATACCTGCAGTTTATGGAGGAGACCGGAGCCGAGCGTGTACCAGCCGGCAAAAAGCCGTCGGGCAAAACTGTATATGTCAACCCGCGCTGGGTAATCTTTCGAAGAAAAGCAGCGGAGGGTGCTTTTACCATCTATTCGGATACCGATTCCAAAATCAAGCATTATCAGAGAATATACCGGTTATGGATTTCGCTCGCGGTGATGGAGCTGATCATTGGCGCCTTTAATATATTCCTGGTGTTTGTGAATAATCCCACCGCCCTCAACAGAATCAACCTTATTATGGGCCTGCTGCTCATCGTTCTGGCCCTGTTCTTCATTTCAATAAGTATGCCTATCCGCCGCAAGATTACCAAGCTGCAAAATGACAAGCTGGTGCGGGAGTGA
- a CDS encoding PadR family transcriptional regulator, with translation MSGSNEYGALTEGVYYILLSLFTPMHGYGIMQNVKLLSNGRVELGAGTLYGALGTLVERGWIEPLAGGQDTRKKEYRITESGRSALLSEMTRLDELLSNGRKLIGGEPE, from the coding sequence TTGTCAGGAAGCAATGAATACGGGGCGCTGACAGAAGGCGTATATTATATTCTTCTGTCACTGTTCACCCCGATGCACGGCTACGGAATTATGCAGAATGTGAAGCTGCTGAGTAACGGGCGCGTGGAGCTTGGCGCCGGCACGCTGTATGGCGCACTTGGCACGCTGGTGGAGCGGGGCTGGATTGAACCGCTGGCGGGCGGCCAGGATACCCGCAAGAAGGAATACCGGATTACGGAGTCAGGCAGATCTGCACTGCTGAGCGAAATGACCAGGCTTGACGAACTGCTGTCTAATGGAAGAAAGCTAATAGGAGGCGAACCGGAATGA
- the yhbH gene encoding sporulation protein YhbH yields the protein MPQPTGPYAFVVSKEDWSLHRKGHQDQERHQQKVREAIKDNLPDLVTEENIILSGGKQIVKVPIRSLDEYRIIYNFRKQKHVGQGDGESQVGDVLGRDSQSAQPGKGDKAGDQPGQDTVEAEVDIEDLEDILFQDMELPHLKPKDKEEIEVKSIVFNDIRKKGMMSNIDKKRTLMENLRRNASSGNPGIHSISPDDLRYKTWDDITVPHSNAVIIAMMDTSGSMGTFEKYCARSFFFWMTRFLRRQYEKVDIVFLAHHTEAKEVSEHDFFTRGESGGTICSSAYQKALEIIDSRYPPAKYNIYPFHFSDGDNLTSDNERCVKLIGELLKRSNMFGYGEVNQYNRSSTLMSAYRHLKQEQFMHYVIKDKKEVYQALKTFFGKKTTGA from the coding sequence TTGCCCCAGCCAACCGGTCCATATGCCTTTGTTGTGTCTAAAGAAGACTGGTCCCTTCACCGCAAAGGCCATCAGGATCAGGAGCGTCACCAGCAAAAGGTCAGAGAAGCCATTAAGGACAATCTGCCGGATCTCGTTACTGAGGAGAACATTATTTTGTCGGGCGGCAAGCAGATTGTGAAGGTGCCGATCCGCAGTCTGGATGAATACCGGATTATCTATAATTTCCGCAAGCAGAAGCATGTCGGCCAGGGGGACGGGGAGAGTCAGGTAGGCGATGTACTCGGACGCGATTCGCAGTCCGCCCAACCGGGCAAAGGTGACAAGGCGGGGGATCAGCCCGGGCAGGATACCGTCGAAGCTGAAGTGGATATTGAGGATCTGGAGGATATACTGTTCCAGGATATGGAGCTTCCCCACCTGAAGCCGAAGGACAAGGAAGAAATCGAGGTTAAGTCCATCGTCTTCAACGATATCCGCAAAAAAGGTATGATGTCGAACATAGACAAAAAACGCACACTGATGGAGAATCTCCGGCGCAACGCCAGCAGCGGAAATCCGGGAATTCACAGTATCAGCCCGGACGATCTGCGCTACAAAACATGGGATGACATTACCGTTCCCCATTCCAATGCCGTAATTATTGCGATGATGGACACCTCAGGCTCCATGGGTACTTTTGAAAAATACTGCGCACGCAGCTTCTTCTTCTGGATGACCCGCTTTCTGCGCCGCCAGTATGAGAAGGTTGACATTGTATTCCTGGCTCATCATACCGAGGCCAAAGAGGTAAGCGAGCATGACTTCTTCACACGCGGCGAGAGCGGCGGCACCATCTGCTCCTCGGCTTACCAGAAGGCGCTGGAGATTATCGACAGCCGCTATCCTCCGGCCAAATACAACATTTACCCCTTCCATTTCTCGGATGGCGACAACCTGACCTCCGACAATGAACGCTGCGTCAAGCTGATCGGAGAACTCCTGAAGCGCAGCAACATGTTCGGCTATGGCGAGGTGAACCAGTACAACCGCAGCAGCACACTGATGTCCGCCTACCGCCATCTGAAGCAGGAACAGTTCATGCATTATGTCATTAAGGATAAGAAGGAAGTCTATCAGGCGCTGAAGACGTTTTTCGGTAAAAAAACAACCGGGGCTTAA